Proteins encoded in a region of the bacterium genome:
- a CDS encoding Gx transporter family protein yields MLYLSDRTRKLALYSILVSLSLSIWVFEEFIPRPAPWLKPGFSYIPVIIGMELMGTVLGGSIALLRSFLGALIFGRLFSASFILSISGASAAVIIMSLLFPLRGKVLTYIGISVAGAFTNILAQLIIAGKLFYDMKAMLMLLPPSTLWTIFAGAVVGILANAIIKSRVSASLKERKN; encoded by the coding sequence ATGCTATACTTAAGTGATAGAACCAGGAAATTGGCTTTGTATTCCATACTTGTCTCACTGTCACTTTCCATCTGGGTATTCGAGGAGTTTATTCCCCGCCCGGCGCCATGGCTAAAGCCGGGGTTCTCCTACATTCCCGTCATAATAGGCATGGAACTCATGGGAACGGTGCTTGGCGGGAGCATAGCCTTGTTGCGTTCGTTTTTAGGTGCATTGATTTTTGGGCGACTCTTCTCAGCGTCTTTTATCCTCTCCATAAGTGGTGCTTCAGCAGCAGTAATAATTATGAGCTTATTGTTTCCGTTGCGCGGAAAGGTTCTGACATATATAGGAATAAGTGTTGCTGGAGCATTCACGAACATACTGGCACAGCTTATAATAGCGGGGAAACTTTTCTACGACATGAAAGCTATGCTAATGCTTCTTCCCCCCTCAACACTGTGGACAATTTTTGCCGGCGCTGTAGTCGGCATATTAGCCAATGCCATAATAAAAAGCAGAGTATCTGCCTCGTTGAAAGAGCGAAAAAATTAA
- a CDS encoding HypC/HybG/HupF family hydrogenase formation chaperone, translating to MCLAVPGKIVRIEGEYAIIDYGGLRKRASLMVLPDAKVGDIVMVHAGFAIAKVDEKEAERTSEALSMLKKALGNEQEV from the coding sequence ATGTGCCTTGCGGTGCCCGGTAAAATAGTAAGAATTGAGGGTGAGTACGCGATAATTGATTACGGCGGGCTCAGGAAGCGTGCATCGTTAATGGTGCTGCCTGATGCTAAAGTAGGCGACATCGTTATGGTTCACGCAGGATTCGCTATTGCGAAGGTTGACGAGAAGGAAGCTGAGCGAACCAGCGAGGCACTATCCATGCTTAAAAAAGCTTTGGGCAACGAACAGGAAGTATAA